The following proteins are encoded in a genomic region of Cryptomeria japonica chromosome 11, Sugi_1.0, whole genome shotgun sequence:
- the LOC131066086 gene encoding homeobox-leucine zipper protein HOX32, with protein sequence MAVMNKEGKNSMDTSKYVRYTSEQVEALERVYSECPKPSSLRRQQLIRECPILSNIEPKQIKVWFQNRRCREKQRKEASRLQTVNRKLTAMNKLLMEENDRLQKQVSQLVYENNYMRQQLQNASVATTDTSCESVVTSGQHQHNPTPQHPLRDASPAGLLSIAEETLAEFLLKATGTAVDWVQMPGMKPGPDSIGIVAISHSCTGVAARACGLVGLEPTKVAEILKDRPSWLRDCRCLDVLTAFPTGNGGTIELLYMQTYAPTTLASARDFWTLRYTTVLEDGSLVVCERSLNSTQGGPSMPPVPHFVRAEMLPSGYLIRPCEGGGSIIRIVDHMDLEPWSVPEVLRPLYESSTILAQKMTIAALRRLRQIAQEVTGEVVFGWGRQPAVLRTFSQRLSRGFNEAVNGFTDDGWSLMVSDGVEDVTIVINSSPSKLVGSQVNSSNGLTTLGGGILCAKASMLLQNVPPALLVRFLREHRSEWADCSMDAYSAAALKAGPYGLPGSRGGGFSGSQVILPLAHTVEHEEFLEVIKLEGHGLTQEEAVLSRDMFLLQLCSGIDESAAGACAQLVFAPIDESFADDAPLLPSGFRVIPLESRTDVSAGANRTLDLASALEVGSTGTRASGDSGANSNLRSVLTIAFQFTYENHLRENVAAMARQYVRSVVASVQRVAMALAPSRLNPHIGPRPPPGTPEAITLARWICHSYRLHLGVDLLRVDCEASDSLLKMLWHHSDAIMCCSLKSLPVFTFANQAGLDMLETTLVALQDISLDKILDENGRKSLCTDFAQIMQQGYAYLPAGICVSSMGRPVSYDRAIAWKVLNDEDSTHCVVFMFMSWSFM encoded by the exons ATGGCAGTGATGAATAAGGAGGGGAAAAACAGTATGGATACCAGCAAATATGTGCGTTATACTTCTGAGCAGGTGGAGGCCCTGGAGAGGGTTTACAGCGAGTGTCCCAAGCCTAGCTCCCTCAGAAGACAGCAGCTGATTAGAGAGTGTCCTATTCTTTCTAATATTGAGCCCAAGCAGATTAAAGTGTGGTTTCAGAATCGCAG GTGTCGAGAAAAACAGAGGAAGGAGGCATCACGCCTTCAGACTGTTAACAGAAAGCTTACTGCGATGAACAAGCTGCTCATGGAGGAGAATGATCGCCTTCAGAAGCAAGTTTCTCAGTTGGTGTACGAGAATAACTATATGAGACAACAGCTGCAGAAT GCATCTGTGGCCACCACAGATACAAGCTGTGAGTCTGTGGTGACTAGCGGTCAGCACCAACATAACCCAACACCTCAGCATCCCCTCAGGGATGCTAGCCCCGCTGG ACTCCTGTCTATTGCAGAGGAGACCTTGGCAGAGTTCCTTTTAAAGGCTACAGGAACTGCTGTCGATTGGGTCCAGATGCCTGGGATGAAG CCTGGTCCGGATTCGATTGGTATTGTAGCTATTTCTCACAGTTGTACTGGAGTAGCTGCACGCGCTTGTGGTCTTGTAGGATTGGAACCTACTAAG GTTGCAGAGATTCTCAAAGATCGCCCATCTTGGCTTCGGGATTGTCGCTGCCTTGATGTGCTGACTGCCTTTCCTACTGGAAATGGTGGAACCATTGAGCTTTTATACATGCAG ACGTATGCCCCCACTACTTTAGCTTCTGCCAGAGACTTTTGGACTCTGAGATACACAACAGTATTGGAAGATGGCAGTCTGGTG GTTTGTGAAAGGTCCTTAAATAGCACACAAGGAGGTCCGAGCATGCCACCTGTGCCACACTTTGTGAGAGCTGAAATGCTTCCCAGTGGATATTTGATACGACCTTGTGAGGGTGGTGGCTCCATAATTCGGATTGTTGACCATATGGATTTAGAG CCTTGGAGCGTACCTGAAGTGTTACGCCCTCTATATGAGTCATCCACCATACTTGCCCAAAAGATGACAATTGCA GCACTTCGTCGTCTACGCCAAATTGCACAGGAGGTTACAGGTGAAGTAGTTTTTGGTTGGGGTAGGCAGCCAGCTGTTCTGCGGACATTTAGCCAGAGATTAAGCAG GGGTTTCAATGAGGCTGTGAATGGCTTTACGGATGATGGTTGGTCTTTGATGGTGAGTGATGGGGTTGAGGATGTAACTATTGTTATAAATTCATCTCCCAGCAAGCTTGTTGGATCTCAAGTTAATTCTTCAAATGGGCTCACAACTTTGGGTGGTGGCATCTTGTGTGCAAAGGCATCTATGCTCCTACAG AATGTGCCTCCAGCATTACTGGTTCGCTTCTTACGCGAACATAGATCAGAGTGGGCAGATTGCAGTATGGATGCTTATTCAGCAGCTGCATTGAAGGCAGGCCCTTATGGTCTTCCAGGATCAAGGGGAGGAGGATTTTCAGGGAGTCAAGTGATCCTCCCCCTAGCACATACTGTGGAACATGAGGAG TTTCTGGAGGTTATCAAATTGGAAGGACATGGGCTTACACAGGAAGAAGCTGTGTTGTCTAGAGATATGTTTCTCTTGCAG CTTTGCAGTGGAATTGATGAGAGTGCAGCTGGTGCGTGTGCCCAACTGGTGTTTGCCCCAATTGATGAATCATTTGCTGATGATGCTCCTCTGCTCCCTTCTGGTTTCCGAGTTATTCCTTTGGAATCCCGAACA GATGTATCTGCTGGTGCCAATCGTACATTGGATTTGGCTTCTGCTCTGGAGGTTGGATCGACGGGAACCAGAGCTTCTGGTGATTCTGGAGCCAACTCAAATTTGAGATCTGTGTTAACTATTGCATTTCAGTTTACTTATGAAAATCACCTGAGAGAAAATGTGGCTGCTATGGCCCGGCAATATGTTCGTAGTGTTGTAGCATCTGTCCAGAGGGTTGCTATGGCACTAGCTCCTTCACGGTTAAATCCACATATAGGGCCAAGGCCACCTCCAGGCACTCCAGAAGCTATAACACTAGCACGTTGGATCTGTCATAGCTACAG ACTTCATCTAGGTGTGGACCTTCTTCGTGTTGATTGTGAAGCAAGTGACTCTTTGCTTAAAATGCTTTGGCACCATTCAGATGCAATCATGTGCTGTTCATTGAAG TCATTACCAGTTTTCACATTTGCAAATCAGGCAGGCCTGGATATGCTAGAGACCACACTGGTGGCTTTGCAAGATATTTCACTGGACAAAATACTTGATGAAAATGGACGCAAAAGTTTGTGCACTGATTTTGCTCAAATTATGCAACAG GGTTATGCTTATCTTCCCGCTGGGATATGTGTTTCAAGTATGGGGAGGCCTGTGTCATATGATCGAGCTATAGCTTGGAAGGTTCTAAATGATGAAGACAGCACTCACTGTGTGGTTTTCATGTTTATGAGTTGGTCTTTTATGTGA